Genomic window (Criblamydia sequanensis CRIB-18):
CATCCTTAAATTAACCGATGGGCTTTTTCATAAAATTTTTGATGAAATTGCAAAAGAGTATCCTGAAATTGAAAATGAGCATTGGATTGTAGATATTGGGGCTGCAAAACTTGCGGATACACCGGAAGTTTTTGATGTGATTGTAATGCCAAATCTTTATGGAGACATTCTTTCGGATGTGGCAGCTCAAATTGCCGGCTCTGTTGGACTTGCAGGATCGGCAAATATTGGGCCGACTCTTGCTATGTTTGAAGCGATCCATGGCTCAGCTCCAAGAAGAGCGGGTCAAAATTTAGCAAACCCTTCCGGTTTACTGCTGGCTGCCGTAATGATGCTTGCGCATATCGGAGAGCCAAAACTTGCTGAGACCATCCATAATGCTTGGCTAAAGACCTTAGAGGATGGAATTCATACCTATGACATTTACAAAGAAGGCATAAGCCGCGAGAAAGTGGGGACAAAAGAATTTGCGGAAGCTGTGATTCAAAGACTGAATCAAAAGCCAAAAGAATTAAAGCCTGTCCACTATCGATCCATGTCCTTTGATAAAATCGTACAGGCAAGCAAAATGAAAAGGCAAAAGAAAGAGCTTGTCGGGGTAGATGTATTTATTGATAGCGAGCATACTCTTGATTTGCTTAAAGATAAATTGGAAAAAGACTTAAGCCCGCTTAGCCTATCTTCTATTAGCAATCGCGGCGTCACAGCGTGGCCAAATCCAATGCCGGAAACCTTCTTTATAGATAACTGGCGCGCTCGTTTTGTCAATAAGATAAAAGGCAAGCCGATCACCTCTCAAGATATCCTGGATCTTCTAAAAAAAATAACGGACAGAGGATTGGAATTTGTGCATACTGAATCTCTTTTCAATTTTGATGGGAAACCGGGCTATAACTTAGCTCAAAATGAATAGTTTTTCTTTGACCTGTGGTGCCTATTTTGACTAAACGCATAGGCTGCCATAATTAAAGGGTAGGGATCTTTTTTAGCATCGAGAATCGGTTCAGTTTCTCGCCCAAAGAAACCTGGCTTAGCTCATCTTTCCTATCTCGCAGTGCCGTTAAAAAGAGCCGTCCATGAAAATAGGACACATCATTAGATTTTATTAAAGGAGTTATTCAATAGGCTCCATCTCAACTAGATCTTCATGGTAGTACTGCCTTTCATCAAGCTCGCCTTCTTGCTTGGCAACATAGACCGCAGCTACAGCATCCCCAAGCACGTTTAAGATAGTGGAGACCATTTCCCTTACCCGGTCAATCCCGGCTAAAATAGCAAGCCCTTCAATCGGAAGACCGACAGATGCAGCTACAGCGGAAAGCATGATAAAACCGGTCCCTGGAATTCCTGCAGCGCCGATAGCTGAAAGGGAGGCTGTGACAACAATAGTTAGCAGCTGTTGCCAACCTAAAGCCACATTGTAGGCATTTGCCAAAAAGACAACTGCCATTCCCTGAAATAAAGCCGCCCCATTCATATTTACTGTGGAACCTAAAGGAAGGACAAAGCTTGTGATATTCTTTGAAACCCCAAGGTTTTCCTGAACACAGTGCATAGATACTGGAAGAGTTGCAGAACTTGAGCAAGTTGAGAATGCCACCATTATGGCATCTCCCATGCCTCTAATAAAGGGCAAAGGATTTAATTTTGCCAGGAAATAAAGAATGCCGCCAAAAACTATGACGGCATGAATCAAACAAGCTAAATAAAAAGTGGTTAAAAATTTAGAGAGCTGAATAAGAGTGTCGATTCCAAAAGCTCCTGTGACCCAAGCCATGATGGCAAAAACTCCGATTGGAGAAAACTCCATCACAATTGAAGTCAGCCGATACATAACATCTGCTAAAGAATCGAGTAAGTTTCTTAAAGGCTTGCCTTTTTCTCCTGCAAAATTAATAGAAATACCTAAAAAAATGGCAAAAGTGATGATTTGCAAAACGTTTCCATCAACAAGCGATTTAATGGGATTATAAGGAATGATTTCAAGGATCATGTCTGTGATGGAAGGCGTTTCGGGAGTCGTGATTTGAATTTGCGCGCGAGATAAATCAAGACCTGACCCTACTCCAAAAAGCTTTCCAAGAGAAATGCCGATAAGAATAGCGGCAGCTGTTGTCGATAGAAAAACAAGAAGCGATTTTAAACCTACCCGGCCCAATTTTTGGGGATCATGAATGCTTGTAATTCCAACTGTCATAGAGGCTAAGACAAGAAGCACGATAATCATATTGATTAATCGTAAAAATATGTCTCCAACAGGCTTTAAGACAGTAGACCAATCGCCAAGGATAAATCCTGCGATCACGCCAAGAAATAAAGCAATAAGGATTTTAACCCATAATTTCATATTGATCTCCTATACCCAATTAAGCGAATATCAAAGCTCCTTTTTAAAAAATTAATTTTTTTTGAGTTCATTCGCTTTTGGCTTTTGTAATGCCTGGATT
Coding sequences:
- a CDS encoding dicarboxylate/amino acid:cation symporter, whose amino-acid sequence is MKLWVKILIALFLGVIAGFILGDWSTVLKPVGDIFLRLINMIIVLLVLASMTVGITSIHDPQKLGRVGLKSLLVFLSTTAAAILIGISLGKLFGVGSGLDLSRAQIQITTPETPSITDMILEIIPYNPIKSLVDGNVLQIITFAIFLGISINFAGEKGKPLRNLLDSLADVMYRLTSIVMEFSPIGVFAIMAWVTGAFGIDTLIQLSKFLTTFYLACLIHAVIVFGGILYFLAKLNPLPFIRGMGDAIMVAFSTCSSSATLPVSMHCVQENLGVSKNITSFVLPLGSTVNMNGAALFQGMAVVFLANAYNVALGWQQLLTIVVTASLSAIGAAGIPGTGFIMLSAVAASVGLPIEGLAILAGIDRVREMVSTILNVLGDAVAAVYVAKQEGELDERQYYHEDLVEMEPIE
- a CDS encoding NADP-dependent isocitrate dehydrogenase, which encodes MMKKIPIAIARGDGIGPEIMDAVLAILFASKANIDIHEVEIGEKVYLRGESCGIEPKTWDIIRKTKAFLKAPITTPQGGGFKSLNVTVRTVLGLFANIRPCVAYNPFVKTKHPNMDLVVIRENEEDLYTGIEYRQSQDTVHALKIISRPGSEKIIRYAFEFAKAQNRKKVTCFSKDNILKLTDGLFHKIFDEIAKEYPEIENEHWIVDIGAAKLADTPEVFDVIVMPNLYGDILSDVAAQIAGSVGLAGSANIGPTLAMFEAIHGSAPRRAGQNLANPSGLLLAAVMMLAHIGEPKLAETIHNAWLKTLEDGIHTYDIYKEGISREKVGTKEFAEAVIQRLNQKPKELKPVHYRSMSFDKIVQASKMKRQKKELVGVDVFIDSEHTLDLLKDKLEKDLSPLSLSSISNRGVTAWPNPMPETFFIDNWRARFVNKIKGKPITSQDILDLLKKITDRGLEFVHTESLFNFDGKPGYNLAQNE